In the genome of Ictalurus furcatus strain D&B chromosome 13, Billie_1.0, whole genome shotgun sequence, one region contains:
- the mfsd13a gene encoding transmembrane protein 180 gives MGKRAWNCCVGVSTAVLYGSLALFVSILHNVFLLYYVDTFVSVYKIDKLSFWVGETVFLIWNSLNDPLFGWLSDRSFLSTPQSGSRISSPEVVLKRLESLARNGPLFALSFLAFWVAWAHPGLQFLICLCLYDGFLTLVDLNHNALLADLAVSANERTRLNFHSSLFSALGSLSVFLSYSFWDKEDFMSFRLFCVALAALSVLGFAVVSRILLRRFQNEVQSHKNGEGDLLKELSLGQAPLAQTEKPITLGEYLKQLSRHRNFMWFVSMNLVQVFHCHFNSNFFPLFLEHLLSDRISASTGSFLLGISYIAPHVNNLYFLTLSQKLGVYRVVRGLFLLKLGLSIAMLLAGADQVYLLCLFIASNRVFTEGTCKLLNLVITDLVDEDFVLNRRQQAASALLFGMVALVTKPGQTFAPLIGTWLLCVYTGYDIFERGPLKDSMAAVGVSGAESSLPLRQGCFYLLVFVPISCALLQLLAWSRFTLHSRRLQGIKARRQGAQHLIDVKAI, from the exons ATGGGAAAGAGGGCGTGGAACTGTTGCGTGGGTGTCTCCACAGCTGTGCTGTATGGCTCCCTGGCCCTTTTTGTCTCCATTCTCCATAATGTCTTCCTGCTTTATTATGTGGACACTTTTGTGTCTGTTTACAAGAtagacaaactttccttctgggTCGGAGAG ACTGTGTTCCTGATATGGAACAGCCTGAACGACCCGCTCTTTGGATGGCTGAGTGACCGCTCCTTCCTTAGCACCCCTCA GTCTGGGTCTCGGATATCTTCACCTGAGGTGGTGTTGAAACGCCTCGAGTCTCTCGCAAGGAATGGGCCGCTTTTTGCTCTTTCCTTCCTGGCCTTCTGGGTGGCCTGGGCCCACCCTGGTCTGCAGTTCCTCATCTGCCTGTGCCTTTACGATGGTTTCCTCACGCTGGTGGACCTCAACCACAATGCCCTGCTGGCTGACCTGGCCGTGTCTGCAAATGAGCGCACACGCCTGAACTTCCACAGCTCCCTGTTCAGTGCACTGGGCTCGCTGTCTGTCTTCCTGTCCTACTCTTTCTGGGACAAAGAAGACTTTATGTCCTTCAGGCTTTTTTGTGTAGCGCTGGCTGCTCTGTCAGTTCTGGGCTTTGCTGTGGTATCTCGAATTCTGCTCCGCAGGTTCCAAAATGAGGTCCAATCACACAAGAATGGAGAAGGGGATTTGCTCAAAGA ATTGTCTCTTGGCCAGGCTCCTCTTGCTCAGACTGAGAAGCCCATCACTCTTGGCGAGTATTTGAAGCAACTCTCCCGCCACAGAAATTTTATGTGGTTTGTTTCAATGAATCTGGTGCAG GTATTTCATTGCCACTTCAACAGCAACTTCTTCCCTCTGTTTCTGGAGCACCTCTTATCAGACCGCATCTCTGCCTCCACGGGCTCATTTCTGCTGG GCATCTCTTATATAGCTCCCCATGTCAACAACCTTTACTTTCTGACATTAAGCCAAAAACTGGGTGTCTACCGGGTAGTCCGTGGCCTCTTTCTTTTGAAACTGGGCCTTAGTATAGCAATGCTGCTAGCAGGAGCAGACCAGGTCTACCTGCTTTGCTTATTTATTGCTAG TAATCGAGTGTTTACTGAAGGGACCTGTAAGCTGTTGAATTTAGTAATCACAGACCTGGTTGACGAGGACTTTGTGTTGAACCGGCGACAGCAAGCAGCCTCTGCACTGCTGTTTGGTATGGTTGCTTTGGTAACAAAGCCCGGCCAGACCTTCGCTCCCCTTATTGGCACctggctgctgtgtgtgtatacag GTTATGACATCTTTGAGAGAGGTCCTCTTAAAGACTCTATGGCAGCTGTAGGTGTCTCAGGTGCAGAGAGCTCTCTGCCATTGCGCCAGGGCTGCTTTTACCTACTGGTGTTTGTGCCCATCTCCTGTGCCCTGCTGCAACTACTGGCTTGGTCCCGCTTCACCCTCCACAGTCGCAGATTACAGGGCATTAAAGCTAGGAGGCAGGGTGCTCAACACCTCATTGATGTGAAGGCCATCTAA
- the trim8b gene encoding E3 ubiquitin-protein ligase TRIM8b, with the protein MAETWKNCLEEELICPICLHVFSEPVQLPCKHNFCRVCINEAWAKDAAMVRCPECNNAYSQKPALEKNHKLSNIVEKFNALNIEKAPAVLHCILCRRGPPIPAQKVCLRCKAPCCQSHVQTHLQQPSSNAGHLLVEAAEARAWSCPLHHEYRLYHCEAEHAAVCHYCCVARCAPHHGHAVCDVELRRNDIRQTLMKQQDRIEDRVQDIEEQLYKLESDKCLVEEKVQHLKEEVQLQYQKMQQLLEEDLGKTLEVLDQAHTKFCQENSTQVLQLNQKRQEAKKLLSSIQMVSDKAEDIKFMRNTKSVKILMDRSQSYIGNTLPSYKVGSLNSKLFLSEISKREKNLCKVLEAPFSAPANFFQTIPAYLCADKRRHSVAFSDAGGSSKAGSSFMESSSSSSGTAAKQPCLSLTPAPGSSTSEGQSSQHALGPCNSVGNSSAATSSQSMHHSGSVFPHSHYPNSSTSQLPQYGGRKILMCTVDNCYCSGVPSVSNPRGHPPYPRSSSFPWPVSSQEYSHQPLPSTPAMSQSLQSLSMRDWIDASQPHRHPDFYGLYSQSSSKHYVTS; encoded by the exons ATGGCTGAAACCTGGAAGAACTGTCTGGAAGAAGAGCTCATATGCCCGATCTGTCTGCATGTGTTTTCGGAGCCGGTTCAGCTGCCTTGCAAGCACAACTTTTGCCGCGTGTGTATAAACGAAGCCTGGGCTAAAGATGCGGCCATGGTGCGGTGCCCGGAATGCAACAACGCCTACAGCCAAAAACCGGCTCTGGAGAAAAACCACAAGCTGTCCAacatcgtggaaaagttcaacgCGCTGAACATAGAGAAAGCTCCAGCTGTGTTGCACTGTATCCTGTGTCGCCGCGGGCCGCCGATTCCTGCTCAGAAAGTGTGTCTGAGGTGCAAGGCGCCATGCTGCCAGTCACACGTACAGACGCACCTGCAGCAGCCCTCGTCCAACGCGGGACACCTGCTAGTGGAGGCGGCCGAGGCTCGGGCATGGAGCTGCCCGCTGCACCACGAGTACCGGCTGTACCACTGCGAGGCCGAGCACGCTGCTGTGTGCCACTACTGCTGCGTGGCCAGATGTGCGCCACATCACGGACACGCCGTCTGCGATGTAGAGCTGCGTCGCAATGATATCCGG CAAACGTTGATGAAGCAGCAGGACCGGATTGAAGACCGAGTTCAAGACATAGAAGAGCAGCTCTACAAACTAGAGTCAGACAAATGTCTTGTAGAG GAGAAGGTGCAGCATCTGAAAGAGGAGGTACAGCTGCAGTATCAGAAGATGCAGCAGCTGTTAGAGGAAGACTTGGGGAAGACACTGGAGGTGCTGGATCAGGCTCACACCAAATTCTGTCAGGAGAATTCCACCCAGGTCCTTCAGCTCAACCAGAAACGCCAGGAGGCCAAGAAACTCCTCAGCTCCATCCAGATGGTCTCCGATAAGGCAGAAGACATCAAATTTATGAGG aatACAAAATCTGTAAAAATCTTAATGGACAG GTCTCAGTCATATATTGGCAATACCTTACCCTCTTACAAAGTGGGCAGCCTCAATTCTAAACTGTTTCTCTCTGAAATCTCAAAGAGGGAGAAAAACCTGTGCAAAGTGCTTGAAG CTCCTTTTAGCGCGCCTGCAAACTTCTTCCAGACTATTCCAGCCTATCTGTGTGCAGACAAGCGCAGGCACTCAGTGGCTTTTTCTGATGCTGGGGGCAGCAGTAAGGCTGGCTCAAGTTTTATGgagtcttcctcttcttcctctggTACTGCTGCTAAACAGCCATGCCTGAGTCTAACtccagctccagggtcctccaCCAGTGAGGGCCAGTCCTCCCAGCATGCTCTGGGGCCTTGCAACTCTGTAGGAAACAGCAGTGCTGCGACCAGTTCTCAGTCCATGCACCACTCTGGTTCTGTGTTTCCTCACTCTCATTATCCAAACAGCAGCACCTCACAGCTGCCTCAATATGGAGGACGCAAAATTCTAATGTGCACAGTGGATAACTGCTACTGCTCGGGTGTGCCCTCAGTGTCCAACCCTAGGGGGCATCCACCATACCCTCGATCCAGTTCCTTCCCCTGGCCAGTGAGCTCACAGGAGTACTCCCATCAGCCCCTCCCCTCCACACCTGCAATGTCTCAGTCTCTCCAGAGTCTGTCCATGCGGGACTGGATAGACGCCTCGCAGCCGCACAGGCACCCTGACTTCTACGGCCTCTACAGCCAGTCTTCCAGCAAGCATTACGTCACCAGTTAA